A single window of Treponema denticola ATCC 35405 DNA harbors:
- a CDS encoding NAD(P)/FAD-dependent oxidoreductase: MYDIIIIGAGVVGACIARELSKYELKIAVLEKELEFGCGTSKANSGIIHGGYDAKEGSLKAKLNVRGNFLVRSLKEKLDLRFKQLGSLVIAFNEEEKQELSTLYERGLKNGVEGLEIWDRERLLKEEPNLSKEAVGALYCGTAGVICPFDMTAAFMENAVINGIDFLPENEVIAIEKENEAYTIKTKSSKTEQRVFKTKLVINAAGLYSDKIAKMAGDEDFKILPRRGEYRLFDKSYTNLVNHICFQAPSKMGKGILVLPSYHGNFLAGPSAENIDDAEDTSVSDQGLAQVEEKALKTVPSLNFKNTIRIFAGVRARPDTGDFMIYASKNSKGIIHAGGIESPGLSSAPAIGEYVAELVKKEADDLKIPFNKKKNFNENRRAIGHFAGLSAEEQDSLIKENPLYGHVICRCETVTEAEIVEAIHRPAGARTVDGIKRRVRPGSGRCQGGFCEPHVLQILSRELKIPIEKIQKDRRNSPIVYGKLKGGAE, translated from the coding sequence ATGTACGACATAATCATCATTGGGGCAGGAGTTGTAGGCGCCTGCATTGCACGGGAACTTTCCAAGTACGAATTAAAAATTGCTGTCCTCGAAAAAGAATTGGAATTCGGCTGCGGTACAAGCAAGGCCAATAGCGGAATTATTCACGGAGGCTATGACGCAAAGGAAGGCTCCTTAAAGGCAAAGCTAAATGTAAGAGGTAATTTTTTAGTGCGCAGCTTAAAAGAAAAATTGGATCTGCGCTTTAAACAATTAGGCTCTCTTGTAATCGCCTTTAACGAAGAAGAGAAACAAGAACTTTCCACCCTCTACGAAAGGGGTTTAAAAAACGGAGTTGAAGGCTTGGAAATCTGGGACAGGGAAAGGCTTTTAAAGGAAGAACCCAATCTTTCAAAAGAAGCTGTAGGTGCACTCTACTGCGGAACAGCAGGGGTAATCTGTCCCTTCGATATGACGGCAGCCTTTATGGAAAATGCCGTAATAAACGGAATTGACTTTCTTCCCGAAAACGAGGTTATCGCAATTGAAAAAGAAAACGAAGCCTATACAATCAAAACCAAATCAAGCAAAACGGAGCAAAGAGTTTTTAAAACCAAGCTGGTGATAAATGCTGCGGGACTTTACTCCGATAAAATTGCAAAGATGGCAGGAGATGAAGATTTTAAAATTCTTCCCCGCCGCGGGGAATACCGCCTCTTCGATAAAAGCTATACCAATCTTGTAAATCACATCTGTTTTCAGGCCCCATCAAAGATGGGAAAGGGCATCTTAGTTCTTCCCTCCTATCACGGGAATTTTTTGGCCGGTCCTTCAGCAGAAAATATAGACGATGCCGAAGACACCTCCGTTTCAGACCAAGGTTTAGCTCAGGTAGAAGAGAAGGCTCTAAAAACCGTACCCTCCCTCAATTTTAAAAACACCATCCGTATTTTTGCAGGGGTTAGGGCAAGGCCCGATACGGGAGACTTTATGATATATGCTTCAAAAAATTCCAAGGGAATTATACACGCAGGCGGAATCGAATCGCCTGGGTTGAGCTCAGCTCCGGCCATCGGAGAATATGTTGCAGAGCTCGTAAAAAAAGAAGCCGATGACTTAAAAATCCCCTTCAATAAAAAGAAAAATTTTAACGAAAATCGAAGAGCAATCGGACATTTTGCCGGCCTTAGTGCAGAAGAACAGGATTCTCTTATAAAAGAAAATCCGCTCTACGGCCATGTTATCTGCCGCTGCGAAACAGTAACCGAAGCCGAAATCGTCGAGGCCATTCACCGCCCTGCGGGAGCCCGCACGGTTGACGGCATAAAAAGGCGGGTACGCCCCGGTTCGGGAAGATGTCAGGGAGGCTTTTGCGAGCCCCATGTGCTCCAAATCCTTTCAAGAGAATTAAAAATCCCGATCGAAAAAATTCAAAAGGACAGAAGAAATTCTCCGATTGTTTACGGAAAACTAAAGGGCGGTGCGGAATGA
- a CDS encoding ABC-2 family transporter protein, with protein MNYCYKLLVLKIKEQLSFKNDSILWLIVRVLNSIMGILVLVFIFNKTLEIKGFNREECLLIYSLYTMSVGVFYCFFAWTLWYSNTYILQGKLSLVLKLPVNPFLYITFDNFALSEVFGIITGLLIFIYSAYTLNLGIVTILSLFLFLSAGTLGIIGIFLIVSSFSIKYPKIEEAFSPLMDMLDFAQYPISIYSAVIRFILTYVFPVSMIAFYPAAFSLNKYSFSIKFILLPIYSIIIFIIGYLLFIKSIKKYEGTGF; from the coding sequence ATGAATTATTGTTATAAACTTTTGGTTTTAAAAATAAAAGAACAGCTTTCTTTTAAAAATGATTCTATTTTATGGTTAATTGTTAGAGTCTTAAATTCCATAATGGGAATATTGGTTCTTGTTTTTATTTTTAACAAAACTCTTGAAATAAAAGGCTTTAATAGAGAAGAGTGTTTGCTGATTTATTCTCTATATACAATGTCAGTCGGTGTTTTTTATTGTTTCTTTGCTTGGACACTTTGGTATTCAAATACTTATATACTGCAAGGTAAATTAAGTTTGGTATTAAAACTTCCGGTTAATCCTTTTTTGTATATTACATTTGATAATTTTGCTCTATCCGAAGTTTTTGGAATTATTACCGGTTTATTAATCTTTATATATTCGGCTTATACCCTAAATTTAGGTATAGTAACTATCTTATCTTTATTCTTATTTTTAAGTGCAGGAACACTCGGCATTATCGGCATATTTTTGATAGTTTCATCTTTTTCTATAAAATATCCTAAAATAGAAGAAGCTTTTTCACCCTTAATGGATATGCTTGATTTTGCTCAATATCCCATATCTATTTATAGTGCGGTTATCAGGTTTATTTTAACCTATGTATTTCCCGTTTCGATGATAGCATTTTATCCTGCAGCTTTTAGTTTAAACAAATATTCATTTAGTATTAAGTTTATTCTTTTGCCGATATATTCCATAATTATATTTATAATCGGATATCTATTATTTATAAAAAGTATAAAAAAATATGAAGGAACAGGGTTTTAG
- a CDS encoding ABC transporter permease, translated as MKYLLGIISLNIKQHLYFKISAVFSIFSLLFLFLIKSSVWSQIGNTDYISYFAIITIVGSFISVNTDRYFQTIYQTGSISFLLLRPINFGINIFLQDSAAALTRFILKSLPLLIVLILFFDVNIYHGIINLCLFIFSVFCAYLFNWFTAYIIGLCVFFYGNNEGFIQIKNILFLFFSGSLIPVDFFPEVLQKILNYLPFRILYQIPIEVLNNSNLKSFSLISRQLYWIFFLLVFTYIFHRRAIKKIEIMGG; from the coding sequence ATGAAATATTTACTGGGAATTATTTCTTTAAATATTAAACAGCACTTGTATTTTAAAATATCGGCCGTTTTTTCTATATTCTCCTTGTTGTTTTTATTTTTAATAAAATCTTCGGTTTGGTCTCAAATAGGAAATACGGATTATATTTCTTATTTTGCAATTATAACTATAGTCGGTTCTTTTATCAGCGTAAATACGGATAGATATTTTCAAACGATTTATCAAACCGGTTCTATTTCCTTTCTTTTATTAAGACCGATTAATTTCGGCATTAATATCTTTTTACAAGATTCTGCGGCAGCTCTTACAAGATTTATATTAAAATCCCTGCCCTTGCTTATAGTTTTAATTTTATTTTTTGATGTGAACATCTATCACGGCATCATAAACTTATGTTTATTTATTTTTTCGGTTTTTTGTGCATATTTATTTAATTGGTTTACGGCTTATATTATCGGTTTATGCGTATTTTTTTATGGTAATAATGAAGGCTTTATTCAAATTAAAAATATTTTATTTTTATTTTTTTCAGGTTCTTTGATTCCTGTTGATTTTTTCCCTGAAGTTTTACAAAAAATATTAAATTATTTACCGTTTAGAATACTGTATCAGATTCCTATTGAAGTTTTAAACAACAGCAATTTAAAATCGTTTAGTTTAATATCAAGGCAATTATATTGGATATTTTTTCTTTTGGTGTTTACCTATATTTTTCATAGAAGGGCAATAAAAAAAATAGAGATAATGGGCGGATAA
- a CDS encoding sirohydrochlorin cobaltochelatase produces the protein MKKAIVIASFGTSYAETREKTIDTIEKEAAGRFKDYEIFKAYTSNMVRAILKKRDSINVASPKEIIQELQEKGFSEIYIQPTHIIPGEEYEKLQFENTILGQPLLHENADLDEIIKALELKKPEDDTAIVFMGHGSSHEADKFYEIMQNKLNSQGLENVLIGTVEGSVELKDILPILAERKIKKIELYPFMMVAGDHAHNDMAGNEEDSWYTILKNEGYEVNANLKGLGEYPMIREILYKSLENTINCRRG, from the coding sequence ATGAAAAAGGCCATCGTAATTGCAAGTTTCGGTACAAGCTATGCCGAAACAAGAGAAAAAACTATTGATACTATCGAAAAAGAAGCAGCCGGCAGGTTTAAAGATTATGAAATTTTTAAAGCCTATACTTCAAACATGGTTAGAGCCATTCTTAAAAAAAGAGACTCCATCAATGTTGCATCTCCCAAGGAGATTATCCAAGAACTACAAGAAAAAGGCTTTTCTGAAATTTACATACAGCCCACGCACATAATTCCCGGAGAAGAATATGAAAAGCTGCAATTTGAAAATACGATTTTGGGTCAACCGCTCTTACATGAAAATGCAGACTTGGATGAAATTATAAAAGCTCTCGAATTAAAAAAGCCCGAAGATGATACGGCAATAGTTTTTATGGGACACGGTTCTTCACATGAGGCAGATAAATTCTACGAGATCATGCAAAATAAACTAAATTCTCAAGGCCTTGAAAATGTCTTAATAGGAACAGTTGAAGGCTCCGTAGAACTAAAGGATATCTTACCAATTCTTGCCGAACGCAAAATAAAAAAAATTGAGCTTTATCCTTTTATGATGGTTGCAGGCGACCATGCCCACAACGATATGGCCGGAAATGAAGAAGACAGTTGGTACACCATTTTAAAAAATGAGGGCTACGAGGTTAATGCCAATCTAAAAGGCTTGGGCGAATATCCTATGATCCGCGAAATACTTTATAAGTCTTTAGAAAATACAATCAATTGCCGTAGAGGTTAA
- a CDS encoding lipoate--protein ligase: MKYLETYSNDPEYNLAFEEYCFRHLPLENDEYFFLWQNGPAVIIGKNQNAYQEVNDDYVRGHNLKVVRRITGGGAVYHDLGNLNFSFVAKTKENQTIDFKRYYIPIINALEKIGVKAELSGRNDVTIDGQKCIGASQSVWQGRVLSNGCILFDVRLEELSKALNVRKEKLESKGVKSVRARVTNIKPHLKRDISVLDFKAELLKAIFELEGQEPVEYKLSASELEGVKKIYAERFSLKEWNYGASPKAEYSHYERFPIGSIEVFFNVKNAKISGLKIHGDFFGTEDVAEIEKLLEGCEYEKNAVSTKLAEIDLKAYFGAIEKDEFIEMFFR, encoded by the coding sequence ATGAAATACTTAGAAACTTATTCAAATGATCCTGAATATAATTTGGCTTTTGAGGAATATTGTTTTAGGCATCTGCCGCTTGAAAACGATGAATACTTTTTTTTATGGCAGAATGGGCCTGCCGTAATTATAGGTAAAAATCAAAATGCTTATCAGGAAGTAAACGATGACTATGTGAGAGGACATAATCTTAAGGTTGTCCGCCGCATAACCGGAGGCGGGGCCGTATATCATGACCTCGGCAATTTAAATTTTTCTTTTGTTGCAAAAACAAAGGAAAATCAAACGATTGATTTTAAACGCTATTATATTCCGATTATAAATGCCTTGGAAAAAATCGGCGTTAAGGCGGAGCTTTCCGGCAGAAACGATGTTACTATCGACGGACAAAAATGTATCGGTGCTTCACAGTCTGTTTGGCAGGGCAGGGTTTTGAGTAACGGCTGTATTCTTTTTGATGTCCGCTTGGAAGAACTTTCAAAAGCTCTTAATGTGCGTAAAGAAAAGCTTGAATCAAAGGGCGTAAAAAGCGTTCGAGCCAGGGTTACAAATATAAAGCCCCACTTAAAGCGGGATATTTCGGTTTTGGATTTTAAGGCCGAATTATTAAAAGCTATCTTTGAGCTTGAAGGCCAAGAACCTGTAGAATACAAACTTTCCGCCTCGGAGCTTGAGGGTGTAAAAAAAATATATGCCGAAAGGTTTTCCCTTAAAGAATGGAACTATGGAGCTTCTCCCAAGGCCGAATACTCTCACTATGAAAGGTTCCCCATAGGAAGCATTGAGGTGTTTTTTAACGTTAAAAATGCAAAGATTTCCGGCTTAAAAATTCACGGAGACTTTTTCGGTACAGAGGATGTTGCCGAAATTGAAAAACTCTTGGAAGGCTGCGAATACGAAAAAAATGCCGTAAGCACAAAACTTGCAGAAATCGATTTAAAAGCCTATTTCGGTGCAATCGAAAAAGACGAATTTATTGAAATGTTTTTTAGATAA
- a CDS encoding ATP-binding cassette domain-containing protein: MEKPIKIHEGTFYYSKHKVFQNLNIEIPVQKITCILGESGAGKSTLLKIISGNLELKSGRIENRPDRGSYAMAYQDMRLIPHLTAVENIEYVLDSKPSSKTENKKKALFYLEALGLSGFKNFLPTELSGGMQRRAGLARALSYPAPLLLLDEAFDSLDEKNKYKVADLFLSIVKKEKRTAVCVTHDAPFAKKIADKIIEL; this comes from the coding sequence ATGGAAAAGCCGATTAAAATACACGAGGGAACCTTTTATTACTCAAAGCATAAGGTTTTTCAAAACCTCAATATTGAAATTCCTGTACAAAAAATTACCTGTATTTTAGGCGAATCGGGGGCGGGAAAAAGCACCCTCTTAAAAATTATTTCAGGGAATCTTGAATTAAAATCGGGAAGAATAGAAAACCGGCCGGATCGCGGAAGCTATGCAATGGCCTATCAAGACATGCGCCTTATTCCTCATCTAACTGCCGTAGAAAATATAGAATATGTTTTGGATTCAAAACCTTCTTCAAAAACAGAAAATAAAAAAAAGGCTCTTTTTTATTTAGAAGCTTTAGGCCTTTCCGGCTTTAAAAACTTTTTACCGACCGAACTTTCAGGAGGAATGCAAAGGAGAGCCGGACTTGCCAGAGCGCTAAGCTATCCCGCTCCGCTTCTTCTTCTCGATGAAGCATTCGATTCCCTCGACGAAAAAAATAAGTACAAGGTTGCCGATCTTTTTTTATCGATTGTCAAAAAAGAAAAGCGCACCGCAGTCTGCGTAACCCACGATGCACCCTTTGCAAAAAAAATCGCCGATAAGATAATTGAGTTATAG
- a CDS encoding DUF1667 domain-containing protein, with product MSRELIKEKFTCVSCPRGCKLSVFKEESGEITVTGNLCKGGELYAMQEIKDPRRNISSTVIIEGGVIPSLPVKTSSPIPKALIFDVMKEINTVKTQAPKKMGDVIIENVLNTGIDIVASRSVRVKNGKAD from the coding sequence ATGAGTAGAGAATTGATAAAAGAAAAATTTACATGCGTGTCCTGTCCTCGGGGCTGTAAACTTTCGGTATTTAAAGAAGAGTCGGGAGAAATTACAGTTACAGGAAATTTATGCAAGGGCGGCGAACTTTACGCGATGCAGGAAATTAAGGACCCTAGAAGAAACATAAGCTCGACCGTAATAATCGAGGGCGGAGTTATTCCCTCCCTTCCCGTAAAAACCTCAAGCCCAATTCCTAAGGCCTTAATCTTCGATGTAATGAAAGAAATAAACACCGTCAAAACTCAAGCTCCTAAAAAGATGGGCGATGTGATAATTGAAAATGTGCTGAACACAGGAATAGATATAGTCGCAAGCCGCTCAGTAAGGGTTAAAAATGGAAAAGCCGATTAA
- a CDS encoding ABC transporter ATP-binding protein, which translates to MIELKNIDKTYKTQERRFGLLGIVKDMFKPDYSEVKALTDISFKIENNENVAIVGKNGSGKSTLIKIISGILRPTSGEILFNHKNIYENQKEYKRNIGVIFGQRSQLYQNMIFRESLELFRLIYKIEKNEANKRLNTLIDLFKLENLLKKPIREMSLGQKMKCEIALVLFHNPKILLLDEPTIGLDLEVKEQFYNLIKTYKQSNDIILILISHNSDDIINLSERLLVLNNGKLQEDIRTHEFIENYDKSKIVTLLYKKHINLTEKLQSNFNIIDKDLQKNSISFEVDKKITMEEIFNSLDDKENIYDIKIENEDFSKILLNYYKDKKSE; encoded by the coding sequence ATGATAGAACTTAAAAATATTGACAAAACATATAAAACACAGGAAAGAAGATTCGGCCTTTTAGGTATCGTAAAAGATATGTTTAAACCCGATTATTCTGAAGTTAAGGCTTTAACGGATATTTCTTTTAAAATTGAGAATAATGAAAATGTTGCGATAGTCGGCAAAAACGGTTCGGGAAAATCTACCTTAATAAAAATTATTTCGGGTATTTTGCGGCCTACGAGCGGAGAAATCTTATTCAATCACAAAAACATCTATGAAAATCAAAAAGAATACAAACGGAATATCGGTGTCATCTTCGGTCAAAGAAGCCAGCTCTATCAAAATATGATTTTTAGAGAGTCCTTAGAGCTTTTTAGGCTTATCTATAAAATTGAAAAAAATGAAGCAAATAAAAGACTTAACACTCTTATTGATTTATTCAAACTTGAAAATCTTTTAAAAAAGCCGATTAGAGAAATGTCTTTAGGACAAAAAATGAAGTGCGAAATCGCCTTGGTTTTGTTTCATAATCCTAAAATCCTTCTTTTAGATGAGCCGACAATAGGCCTGGATCTTGAAGTAAAAGAACAGTTTTATAATCTGATAAAAACTTATAAACAATCTAATGATATTATTTTAATTTTAATTTCTCATAATTCCGATGATATAATCAATTTATCCGAAAGATTATTGGTTTTAAACAACGGAAAATTACAAGAAGATATAAGAACTCATGAATTTATAGAAAATTATGATAAGTCTAAAATTGTTACACTTTTGTATAAAAAGCATATTAATTTAACCGAAAAACTACAAAGCAATTTTAACATTATAGATAAAGATCTTCAAAAGAACAGTATTTCGTTTGAAGTTGACAAAAAGATTACAATGGAAGAAATTTTTAATTCTTTAGATGATAAAGAAAATATTTATGATATCAAAATTGAAAATGAAGATTTCTCTAAAATTTTATTAAATTATTACAAGGATAAAAAATCGGAATGA
- a CDS encoding NAD(P)/FAD-dependent oxidoreductase produces MININDKKDCSNCNDEYEVAVIGGGPAGLAAALEAKKNGASSVLIVERDFELGGILNQCIHAGFGLHEFKEELTGPEYAERFINMVKKEDIDILLNTMVIDLTKEREITLIGAQGLKKIKAGAVVLAMGCRERTAGAIALKGYRPSGVFNAGMAQRLMNIEGFSVGKEVVIYGSGDIGLIMARRMTLEGAKVKAVVEIMPYSSGLNRNIAQCLEDYGIPLFLSHSISCVHGKDRVTGVTIAQIDSSFKEIPETEKEFSCDTVLLSVGLIPENELTQKAGIAINPITNGAFVDNGMETETSGIFACGNVLHVHDIVDFVTKESRTAGKNAALFTQKNKKGESTENKFGTNSSGSTFIKTTAKKGIRYIVPNKINTGNIDGASLFMRVDSVYKNARLIIKSGEQILAQKKTSQMVPSEMINIPLNFITLRGLTQDITAEVILDE; encoded by the coding sequence ATGATAAACATAAACGATAAAAAAGATTGCAGCAATTGCAATGACGAATACGAGGTCGCCGTTATAGGCGGAGGCCCTGCAGGTTTGGCGGCAGCCCTCGAAGCCAAAAAAAACGGAGCATCTTCCGTTCTTATAGTAGAAAGGGATTTTGAACTCGGCGGCATCTTAAATCAATGTATTCATGCAGGCTTCGGCCTTCACGAATTTAAAGAAGAATTAACCGGCCCCGAATATGCAGAACGCTTTATAAACATGGTAAAAAAAGAGGACATAGATATCCTCCTCAATACAATGGTAATAGACTTAACAAAGGAAAGAGAAATTACCCTCATCGGCGCACAAGGATTAAAAAAAATAAAAGCAGGAGCCGTAGTGCTTGCTATGGGCTGCCGAGAACGCACGGCAGGAGCTATCGCACTAAAAGGTTACCGCCCATCGGGAGTTTTTAATGCAGGCATGGCCCAACGCCTTATGAACATCGAAGGCTTTTCTGTAGGAAAAGAAGTAGTAATCTACGGCTCAGGAGACATCGGTTTAATCATGGCCCGCCGCATGACCTTGGAAGGAGCCAAAGTAAAGGCGGTTGTCGAAATCATGCCCTACTCAAGCGGCCTAAACCGTAACATAGCCCAATGCCTTGAAGACTACGGTATTCCTCTTTTTTTAAGCCACAGCATATCCTGCGTCCACGGAAAGGACAGGGTTACGGGAGTTACAATAGCCCAAATAGATTCTTCCTTTAAGGAAATCCCCGAAACCGAAAAAGAATTTTCCTGCGATACGGTGCTTCTTTCCGTGGGCCTAATCCCCGAAAACGAGCTTACCCAAAAGGCAGGCATTGCTATCAATCCGATAACGAACGGAGCCTTTGTCGATAACGGAATGGAAACCGAAACAAGCGGAATCTTTGCCTGCGGAAATGTTCTACATGTTCATGACATTGTAGACTTTGTTACAAAAGAAAGCAGAACTGCCGGAAAAAACGCAGCCCTCTTTACCCAAAAAAATAAAAAGGGAGAAAGCACGGAAAATAAATTCGGCACAAACTCTTCCGGTTCCACTTTTATTAAAACAACAGCTAAAAAGGGAATCCGCTACATTGTTCCGAATAAAATAAATACGGGGAACATCGACGGAGCTTCTCTCTTTATGAGAGTCGACTCGGTTTATAAAAATGCCCGCCTGATAATCAAATCGGGAGAGCAAATTCTTGCACAAAAGAAAACAAGTCAGATGGTTCCGTCCGAGATGATAAACATTCCCCTAAACTTTATTACCTTAAGGGGCTTAACCCAAGACATAACTGCGGAGGTAATTTTAGATGAGTAG
- a CDS encoding ABC transporter ATP-binding protein, whose product MISDDVLKIEKLKFSIGRGKKAFSLNDISFSVPRGCVTGLIGENGAGKTTLIRLLLDMYLPESGKVFLFGEELKRENIEIKEKIGFVINDNFFSPLYTAKKAGKFLAGIYKNWNQELYEKYLNDFKIHPSRFLTALSSGTMQKLQIAIALSHGAELLILDEPLNFLDPVSKKEFLDLLRNFMLDENHSILISSHQTNELEKICDEIIFISEGKKIFDSSLENINKNYGLLKIDEKAFKSLYSNDYIGYRKTDYAYEVLVSDKGNQKFTGMVCEDASLEDIMYFYTRRKI is encoded by the coding sequence ATGATATCCGATGATGTATTAAAAATCGAAAAACTTAAATTTTCGATAGGACGCGGTAAAAAGGCTTTTTCGTTAAACGATATTTCTTTTTCGGTTCCGAGGGGCTGCGTTACGGGTTTGATAGGAGAAAACGGTGCAGGGAAAACAACCCTTATCCGCCTGCTTCTTGATATGTACTTGCCTGAAAGCGGAAAAGTTTTCCTCTTTGGTGAAGAGCTTAAAAGAGAGAATATAGAAATAAAGGAAAAGATAGGTTTTGTTATAAACGATAATTTCTTTTCTCCATTATATACGGCTAAAAAGGCAGGAAAATTTTTAGCGGGAATTTATAAAAATTGGAATCAGGAGCTTTATGAAAAATATCTAAACGATTTTAAAATTCATCCTTCAAGATTTTTGACTGCCTTGTCTTCGGGAACTATGCAAAAACTTCAAATTGCTATAGCCCTCTCCCACGGGGCAGAGCTTTTGATTTTAGATGAGCCTCTTAATTTTTTAGATCCCGTTTCTAAAAAAGAATTTTTAGATCTTTTAAGAAACTTTATGCTCGATGAAAATCATTCGATTTTAATTTCGAGCCATCAAACAAATGAACTTGAAAAAATTTGCGATGAGATTATTTTTATAAGCGAGGGTAAAAAAATTTTTGATTCTTCTTTAGAAAATATAAATAAAAATTACGGGCTTTTAAAAATAGATGAAAAAGCTTTTAAGTCATTGTATAGTAATGATTATATCGGTTATAGAAAAACCGACTATGCTTATGAGGTTTTGGTTTCGGATAAGGGAAATCAAAAATTTACCGGAATGGTTTGCGAAGATGCAAGTCTTGAAGATATTATGTATTTTTATACGAGGAGAAAAATCTAA
- a CDS encoding MFS transporter — MKTFMVIWFGQFISMLGSALSAFGLGIWIFQKTGSAASFAMSAVCTVLPALLFAPFAGSIADRKKRKAIILLTDSIDAFLKILIVTLLIFNKLELWMVYPLVFISGTLGTFQNPAFGASIPMLVPTDKLTRANGLLQFSSAIQNLLAPVIAGFLYPLIELKGLFIIDFVSFFFALASIAFIKIPQPLIEKTKDSLVLAALKDLKYAWKYLIQKEGLMQLIVFFAFLNFIANLSMILLGPLMMSVYNSQVYGNVQAGIGLAMLLGGLCSSLIPDTKNKIKRILLILALCSIGPIISGATLNWIIITAGFFIFMFPVPYVNTLLMSIFQIKIERNVLGRVGALMTAILTAITPIAYLCAGPLADYVFEPLMNEKGRGIGLIFIISGILLIISCFLMRLNKTVTSIEKRLPDYVDNQ, encoded by the coding sequence ATGAAGACATTTATGGTTATTTGGTTCGGACAATTTATTTCGATGTTAGGTTCGGCTCTTTCTGCTTTCGGACTCGGAATATGGATTTTTCAAAAAACGGGGAGTGCAGCATCTTTTGCAATGAGTGCAGTATGTACGGTCCTACCGGCTTTATTGTTTGCCCCTTTTGCAGGCTCAATTGCTGATAGAAAAAAACGTAAGGCTATTATTCTTCTTACCGACAGTATCGATGCCTTTTTAAAAATTTTAATAGTCACTCTTCTCATCTTTAACAAACTTGAACTCTGGATGGTCTACCCGTTGGTATTTATTTCAGGAACATTGGGCACATTTCAAAATCCGGCCTTTGGTGCATCTATCCCCATGCTTGTACCTACCGATAAGCTTACACGAGCTAACGGACTTTTACAATTTTCATCTGCAATACAAAATTTATTAGCTCCGGTTATAGCAGGTTTTTTATATCCGCTGATAGAATTAAAAGGATTATTTATCATCGACTTTGTTTCATTCTTTTTTGCTTTAGCTTCCATTGCTTTTATAAAAATACCTCAGCCATTAATTGAAAAAACAAAGGACTCTTTAGTTTTAGCGGCTCTTAAAGATCTGAAATACGCATGGAAATATCTTATACAAAAAGAAGGCTTAATGCAGCTGATAGTTTTTTTTGCTTTTTTAAATTTTATTGCAAACCTTTCAATGATTTTGTTAGGTCCGCTTATGATGAGTGTCTACAACTCTCAAGTTTACGGTAATGTACAAGCCGGTATAGGACTAGCCATGCTTTTAGGAGGACTTTGTTCAAGTCTCATTCCCGATACTAAAAATAAAATAAAACGAATTCTTTTAATATTAGCCTTGTGCAGCATAGGGCCTATAATTTCAGGAGCAACGCTTAATTGGATTATCATTACAGCCGGCTTTTTTATCTTTATGTTTCCTGTTCCATATGTAAACACCCTCCTCATGTCTATTTTTCAAATCAAGATAGAAAGAAATGTTTTAGGACGAGTCGGAGCCCTTATGACTGCAATCTTAACGGCAATTACACCGATTGCCTATCTATGCGCAGGCCCTCTTGCGGATTATGTTTTTGAACCTCTTATGAATGAAAAGGGCAGAGGTATAGGCCTCATCTTTATTATATCTGGAATCTTGCTGATCATAAGCTGCTTTCTCATGCGCTTAAACAAAACCGTAACAAGCATCGAAAAAAGACTTCCCGATTATGTAGACAATCAATAA
- a CDS encoding GntR family transcriptional regulator, with protein MYLFSISLLTKIVILYIFNIYRITGGGVRVNIFLNNSSGVPLYEQLSEQIKNQILSGSLKKEEPMPSMRALAASLRVSVITTKRSYEDLAREGFLYSVSAKGYFVADVNFKKIEKSIKKSIEEKLKEVCGQAKKINLNAEDLYEILRRIY; from the coding sequence ATGTATCTTTTTTCAATTTCCCTCTTGACAAAGATTGTTATTCTGTATATATTTAATATATACAGAATAACAGGAGGCGGAGTAAGAGTGAATATTTTTTTAAATAATTCTTCAGGGGTTCCTCTTTATGAGCAGCTTTCAGAACAGATAAAAAATCAAATTTTATCAGGCTCTTTAAAAAAAGAGGAGCCGATGCCTTCGATGAGGGCATTGGCAGCCTCTTTGCGTGTGAGCGTCATCACTACAAAGCGGTCTTATGAAGACTTGGCCCGCGAGGGCTTTTTGTATTCGGTTTCTGCGAAGGGGTATTTTGTTGCCGATGTAAATTTTAAAAAGATTGAAAAATCAATAAAAAAAAGTATTGAAGAAAAATTAAAAGAAGTTTGCGGTCAAGCAAAAAAAATTAATCTAAATGCTGAGGATTTATATGAAATCCTTAGGCGTATTTATTAG